A region from the Muribaculum gordoncarteri genome encodes:
- the nuoL gene encoding NADH-quinone oxidoreductase subunit L — MEHISIFILAIPLFMFLLLGLLGMKMSHKLAGTLGTLGMGTTLVLAYTVAFTYFFSGDAQFINAAGERLQSILWNVTWLQFTDSLVIRLGFLLDPISAMLLVVITTISFMVHLYSLGYMRDHHGVYERGFQRFYAFLSLFSFSMLGLVVATNIFQMYIFWELVGASSYLLIGFYYVKPSAVSASKKAFIVTRFADLGFLIGILVLSYFTGTFNFTELTSVPVDGLANVYQVSEATAEGVKNIFAGSATPMFMGASVMTWALVLIFMGGMGKSAMMPLHIWLPDAMEGPTPVSALIHAATMVVAGVYLVARLFPLYLMEIRSLEIVTVVGAVTALYAAMVACTQIDIKRVLAFSTISQIAFMMVSLGVARPEFHHGIGYMAGMFHLFTHAMFKALLFLCAGALIHAIGSNDYTAMHGLRKHMPITHITFLIGCLAIAGIIPFAGFFSKDEILTACFGNSALWYVWMSLVAGLTAFYMFRLYYLIFWWKEHKVPEGHHAPHDQPWTMTLPLVILAVISCFAGFVPFGNLVTWNGHPMFDHVGFFTNLEHLDWSVAAVSLAVAIIAIAIATVMYKKENPLPAKFKNALPTLWDWCHHRFYWDELYMFITHRIIFNGICKPIAWFDRHIIDGTMDMFARVTQKASFSIRGLQSGNLQMYVWVYLIGALLLASITWVCLL; from the coding sequence ATGGAACATATATCAATCTTCATATTAGCTATTCCTCTCTTCATGTTCCTCTTGCTCGGCTTGCTGGGCATGAAGATGAGCCATAAGTTGGCCGGTACTCTCGGTACTCTCGGTATGGGTACCACTCTTGTACTCGCCTATACTGTTGCGTTTACCTATTTCTTCAGCGGCGACGCTCAGTTCATCAACGCTGCAGGCGAGCGTCTGCAGTCGATTCTCTGGAATGTGACATGGCTGCAGTTTACCGACTCGCTCGTTATCCGTCTTGGATTCCTCCTCGATCCCATCTCGGCCATGCTGCTTGTGGTCATCACCACTATATCATTCATGGTGCATCTCTACAGCTTGGGTTACATGCGCGACCATCACGGAGTGTATGAGAGAGGTTTCCAGCGTTTCTACGCTTTCCTTTCATTGTTCAGCTTCTCGATGCTCGGACTCGTTGTCGCAACCAACATTTTCCAGATGTACATCTTCTGGGAGCTTGTGGGTGCTTCATCCTACCTCCTCATCGGTTTCTACTATGTGAAGCCGTCGGCTGTTTCAGCTTCAAAGAAGGCGTTTATCGTAACTCGTTTTGCCGACCTCGGATTCCTCATCGGTATCCTCGTGTTGTCCTACTTCACCGGTACGTTCAACTTCACCGAACTCACTTCGGTTCCCGTTGACGGACTCGCCAATGTATATCAGGTGAGCGAAGCTACTGCCGAAGGTGTCAAGAACATCTTTGCAGGAAGTGCAACTCCCATGTTTATGGGCGCTTCGGTTATGACATGGGCTCTCGTGCTCATCTTCATGGGAGGTATGGGTAAGTCGGCCATGATGCCGCTCCACATCTGGCTTCCCGATGCAATGGAAGGTCCCACCCCGGTTTCTGCCCTCATCCACGCCGCTACAATGGTTGTGGCCGGTGTATATCTTGTGGCCCGTCTGTTCCCGCTCTACTTGATGGAGATTCGTTCGCTTGAGATTGTAACTGTTGTAGGTGCCGTCACCGCACTCTATGCGGCAATGGTGGCTTGTACGCAGATCGACATCAAGCGCGTGCTCGCCTTCTCGACAATATCGCAGATTGCGTTCATGATGGTTTCGCTTGGTGTTGCCCGTCCCGAGTTCCACCACGGCATCGGTTACATGGCCGGTATGTTCCATCTGTTCACTCATGCTATGTTCAAGGCGTTGTTGTTCCTCTGTGCAGGTGCTTTGATTCACGCCATAGGCTCCAACGACTACACAGCCATGCACGGTCTGCGCAAGCACATGCCCATCACCCACATCACATTCCTTATTGGCTGTCTTGCTATCGCGGGTATCATCCCGTTTGCAGGATTCTTCTCCAAGGATGAGATTCTCACCGCTTGCTTCGGCAACTCGGCTCTGTGGTATGTGTGGATGTCGCTTGTAGCCGGTCTTACCGCCTTCTACATGTTCCGCCTCTACTACCTCATCTTCTGGTGGAAGGAACACAAGGTGCCCGAAGGTCATCACGCTCCTCACGATCAGCCCTGGACTATGACACTCCCGTTGGTTATCCTTGCCGTTATCTCATGTTTTGCCGGCTTCGTTCCCTTCGGAAACCTCGTTACATGGAATGGTCACCCGATGTTTGATCACGTTGGATTCTTCACCAACCTTGAGCATCTCGACTGGTCGGTGGCTGCAGTGTCACTTGCCGTTGCCATAATCGCAATCGCAATTGCCACCGTGATGTATAAGAAGGAGAATCCGCTTCCCGCCAAGTTCAAGAATGCACTTCCCACGCTTTGGGACTGGTGTCATCACCGTTTCTACTGGGACGAACTCTATATGTTCATCACTCACCGCATAATTTTTAACGGCATCTGCAAGCCCATCGCATGGTTTGACCGTCACATTATCGACGGTACGATGGATATGTTTGCCCGCGTTACTCAGAAGGCTTCGTTCTCAATACGCGGACTTCAGTCGGGCAACCTCCAGATGTATGTATGGGTTTACCTGATCGGCGCACTTCTGCTTGCCTCGATTACATGGGTTTGTCTTCTCTAA
- a CDS encoding complex I subunit 4 family protein: protein MIFSNILIYFVVIPLLMLGCLFLCRNMKQIRTVAVVGSTALVALAVYLVVDFCQLRAAGADDIMLYQGSWMWFEPLNIHLAVGVDGISVAMLLLSAIIVFAGSFASWKINPLPKDFFLWLILLSTGVFGFFISIDLFTMFMFYEVALIPMYLLIGLWGTGRKEYSAMKLTLMLMGGSAFLLLGILGIYYHSAPAGSPLTMNLLEISANDAISHDWQYFLFPITFVGFGVLGAMFPFHTWSPDGHASAPTAVSMLHAGVLMKLGGYGCFRVAIYLMPFAANELAWIFLILTGISVVYGAFSACVQTDLKYINAYSSVSHCGLVLFAILMLNTTAMTGAVMQMLSHGLMTALFFALIGMIYGRTHTRDIRLMGGLMKIMPFLAVCYVIAGMASLGLPGLSGFVAEMTIFVGSFQEADLFHRTFTIIACCSIVITAVYILRVVGKLLLGPVQDEHHLSLTDAEWWERLSVITLIVCVAGIGCFPNWISNLLHNSFLPIIEVLTK, encoded by the coding sequence ATGATATTCTCTAATATTCTGATATACTTTGTGGTCATCCCTCTGCTGATGCTTGGATGCCTGTTCCTTTGCCGGAACATGAAGCAGATACGCACGGTGGCCGTTGTTGGCTCTACTGCACTTGTGGCATTGGCCGTATATCTTGTGGTTGATTTCTGCCAACTGCGTGCTGCCGGTGCCGACGACATCATGCTTTATCAAGGCTCGTGGATGTGGTTTGAACCGCTTAACATCCATCTTGCTGTCGGTGTCGACGGTATATCCGTTGCAATGCTGCTGCTTTCGGCAATCATCGTTTTCGCAGGCTCTTTCGCCTCGTGGAAAATCAATCCGCTGCCCAAGGACTTCTTCCTGTGGTTGATTCTGCTTTCAACCGGTGTGTTCGGATTCTTTATCTCCATCGACCTCTTTACCATGTTCATGTTCTATGAGGTGGCTCTTATCCCCATGTACCTTCTCATCGGTCTTTGGGGTACAGGTCGCAAGGAGTATTCGGCGATGAAGCTTACACTTATGCTCATGGGTGGTTCGGCATTCCTCTTGCTCGGAATCCTCGGTATATACTATCATTCGGCTCCCGCAGGAAGCCCGCTGACCATGAACCTGCTTGAGATTTCGGCCAATGACGCCATCTCGCATGACTGGCAGTACTTCCTGTTCCCCATCACCTTTGTAGGTTTTGGTGTTCTCGGTGCCATGTTCCCGTTCCACACTTGGAGCCCCGACGGTCACGCTTCAGCGCCTACCGCCGTGTCGATGCTCCATGCCGGTGTGCTCATGAAGCTTGGAGGTTACGGATGCTTCCGTGTTGCAATCTACCTGATGCCCTTCGCCGCCAATGAGCTGGCTTGGATATTCTTGATTCTTACAGGTATTTCGGTTGTTTACGGTGCGTTCAGCGCTTGTGTGCAGACCGACCTCAAATACATCAACGCCTACTCTTCGGTTAGCCACTGCGGACTCGTGCTCTTCGCGATATTGATGCTCAATACAACCGCGATGACAGGTGCCGTGATGCAGATGCTTTCCCACGGTCTTATGACGGCTCTCTTCTTCGCATTGATCGGTATGATTTACGGTCGTACCCACACCCGCGACATCCGTCTTATGGGAGGCTTGATGAAGATTATGCCTTTCCTTGCAGTGTGCTACGTGATTGCCGGTATGGCATCGCTCGGTCTTCCCGGTCTTAGCGGTTTCGTTGCCGAAATGACCATCTTCGTTGGTTCGTTCCAGGAAGCCGACCTCTTCCACCGCACCTTCACCATCATCGCATGCTGCTCTATTGTGATAACCGCCGTCTACATCCTCCGCGTTGTGGGCAAGCTCCTTCTCGGCCCCGTTCAGGACGAGCATCACTTGTCGTTGACCGATGCCGAGTGGTGGGAACGCCTTTCGGTTATCACGCTTATCGTGTGCGTTGCAGGCATCGGTTGCTTCCCCAACTGGATTAGCAACCT